ACCTGTCAGGAGGCTTAGATGACCGTCCATTTTTAGTTTTTCCCCCCTAAAAAGCGTACATATAAGTATTTTATACTGGAAGATATGAGAAGGCCTCCACTAAACATGCTTGGAATGCATGATAATTTACCTTAGAGGCGTTGTCTGAGACTTCTTAAAAACAAAAAGGTGGGCGAGAGGGGGCTTCTAtacataaagatgtacttaccttccggcaccCTCCGGTTGTCCCacactgctgtcgctccggtccacactccatgtaaacaaacatggccgtggGAGCAGTGCTGGACTCGGCTTACGGCCGGCCGTGGCCAGCCacacccacccgtccctattcacagtatTGTATTTGCAGGATGGATCGTTGTCCAGTCCGGCCAAAAGCTGAACCCAGCACTGCGcccagcagcgcgggacacccggAGAGCGTCGGAAAGTAAGTAAGTACATCTTtacttttttaagcagccccctcccggccacctttcgttttttttctttttttttttaagaagtcttggacaacccctttaaggcccatCACCCATGAGCGAGTGTAATGTGATTTACTTCCATCACACTGGTATCGTAAGCTTGCCTGTATGTCCGGGCCGAACGCTCAAAGACCATGCATGCAGAGTCCAGTTCCAGCATCTAAGCATTTGGACTGAACATGCAGGCAAGCTTACAATGCAAGTAAATCATATCACACTTGATTGTGGGCAATtggcctaaaggaaatctaccatcaagcatgataaactataGACTCCCAGATCCAGTGACAGTGTGCTAATCTTCTTTGACtcataatccatggcctccttccttctaaaatcaacttttaaaattatgataatgagcctgttaccaaagcccctccctgttgcatcttcacaggctgttacattgtctcagcctccctctgcactgccccccaCCTCCTACTGTACTGAAAATTACTCTCCTGCCATTACAtcagggagcaggagggaggatgaaacaagtgtaacagcctgtggagaTGCAACAAAcacagaggggatctggtaacacccctcatgctcattacataattttaaaagttgattttaaaaggaaggagaccatggataacaacgATAACAGTCATGGTGCATAAATTTATGAGATATTGTTTCTGAAGCAATAAAAATTATAAAGCTATGTCTGTGAGGTATAAATGAAGACAAACTTACATGTATGGATACAATAGATGTATTATAATAGAAAATCTTAGAATAAAGAAGTGGTTTCCCTGTGAAGTATCACAACTGCACCAACTGGACCAGTAACAAATACTCCAGTACTGTAAATTATATTTTGGCCACTGCAACATAACACAAAGAACAAAAGTCAATGTTAGGCCTTGCTTATCATTTCTTATGGCAAccaaagctcagctttaatttttccaaagtgaataaaaaaatgaaagcaaATAAGGCCCAATTGGCGGCTATGGGTAACCAAGACCGTTTTACTATATTTGATACCTCACTGAGTGGTTTTAATTGGTCATACAGTCTAGAGGGTATGCTGATCCCTTAAATACATCAATATAATATCAGCATTAAATACAGTGGTTTTTTAACCAATTATTGTCCCTTTAATTTCGTCAATATCACAAAATGTCACTTCTTTTGTGATAAAGAACAGATATCTGCTAATGACATGGAGATTTAGACCTAAAGATGAATAttccctaggtcagtggtggcaaacctatggcacgggtgccagagatggcactcagagccctttctgtgggcactcaggccattgtcccaaaggccaaacaggaccaaattccccaaatcttcctgcagtaccaagcaacttaaaagatgctgctctcagagctattttaaaacgacatttcattggctgtttgaactgcgggaaaagtgaaaaggtgaggacagaactgcattgtctttggaggttcccctgctggacccaccattcttcctagagagaagctacaatgatggtctgaattttccctcctttcaactctattggtggccttaggagagccaatataattgaatgttgttgaagaacaggtagcaataagttactgctttgttggcacttcatggtaaataagtggattttgattgtagtttgggcactcggtctctaaaaggttcgccatcactgccctaggtggaATTAAACAGTCTGCTATTTAAGTCCTGAGATTGTTATGTCAGTTTAAGAAGATTTCAACCAGCATGGTCTGAGGAGACCTCAACTCCTTCACCTCCAAAATCAAACAAGGGCTCACCTTCCCCACTtccattagttaaaaaattttccaAGACTTTAGCAGGGTCTCGAAGAAAGATTACCAATACAGTAATGTTGTCACTTGAGCCTCCTTCTTTGGCAGCGGCCACCAGTCTCTCGGCAGTACGCTGTCCATTTCCATCATTTTCCTGAAGGTGACCTAAAACAAGGCTGGGAACCTCAGATGATGACACTGCATCATAAAAACCATCACAAGCCAACACAAGAAAGTCTTCTGAGCCATTAAGATTATGAGAGGACACGTCTCCTTCTCCAGACACATATGGTTTTTGATCAATATCACCtggaaataaattatttttactcAGTACCTGATAAATCATTCACAAGATGaataaaacaaagagtaaaagtatttctttttacatatattaATAATATAGGAAAATGATAAGAAGCATTGTAGGGTATATTAGAATACAATAGGTGATAAAAATCAATCAGTTTCAGGAGGAACCAAATACAATTACTGGATGGAACACCAGATAGAACAccaatctgccccaatgattctCCACACAAAAACAGAGGAGCATTTACTGAAATGATCTCTTTAATATGAAAGATGCAAGAAGTCTTTGTGAATAATGGGCAAATATCTTAATCCAGTACCTGGTGTCTACTCAACTCTATAGGCCCCAGCTGGCAGGAGCCAAGTATGGAGATCCTCTATATGGACAGTAGTAGTTGAGGGATCCTCTACATGTAGGGTAGTAGTTGAGTAGAACTTATGTACTGGAATCTTTTGTTAGGACAGCCGCAGCTGAATACAGGGATCCTCTGTGTATAAAAGATCTGATGTTGGCCTTCATCCCCCCTCCATCGAGCACAAATTGCACCCCCATAACCTCTTCTTTCTCCCGCCTGAACCTTCATGCCCCCCTTTCTCCATTCTGTACTCCCACATCCCACTCTTCCTCCTCTCTGCACCTTCATAACCCCCTTTTTCCACAcatgctgctcctcctccacagCTACCACACCTTGCAGCAGCCTCTTCCTGCATATCACCACATCATATCCTGCAGAGTTGCTCCAGAGTCCGATCACATGTCAGGTCCCCTGCCAGGTCCTTTagacttaaccccttcatgctccgtgacggatatatccgccatggagcggtgaaggttgtatgaagaaggctcacgggctgagccttcttcatacagagatgggctttgctgcatatcgcagcaaagacccatcgctatcacccgcggtcggtgcttgcaggtgtcaaccttttctttgccgccagcaaagtcgccggcggcacttcaAATTTGgccgcgcatgggcgccgccatcttacctccgaccgccgctcccccgaacgtcatcggggggcggcgatcggttgccatggtagcctcgggtcttcgtttgacccgaggatacatggcttctgcacatgcattacaatgagcctgtggctcattgtaatgtatagtgagcagaaatgccatatactgcgatacagtagtattgcagtatatggcaggagcgatcagaccatctagggttaatgtaccatagagggtctaagaaatagtgggggaaaaaaagaaaaaaaaaagtttaaaaaatgttaaaaaaataataaaatattaaaagttcaaatcacccccctttccctagaactgatataaaatataataaatagtaaaaatcacagacacattaggtatcgccgcgtcccaaaatgcccgatctatcaaaatataaaaaccgttattgacggcggtgacctccggaacggcaaatggcgcccaaatgtccaaaacgcgacttttacacctttttagatgacataaaaaaacgtaataaaaaattatcaaaatgtcgcacagtcctcaaaacggtagcaatgagaacgtcggctcatttcgcaaaaaatgacacctcacacagctccatgcgccaaattatgaaaaagttattcgcgtcagaagatgacaaaattttttttttcttttttgtacacatttgtttaatttttgaaaatgtgttaaaacgcaataaaacctgaataaatttggtatcactgcgatcgtaccaaaccaaagaataaagtagaggtgttatttggatcgcagattgaaagtcgtaaaaaactgagcccacaagaacatgatgcacatgcagttttttttcaatttttccacatttggattttttttgcggcttcccactacatggcatggaataataaataacatcatgagaaagtaaaatttgttacgcacaaaataagccctcacacaactctatacacggaaaaattaaaaagttatggatttttgaagatggagagcgagaaattagcgaaaataccctgcgtccttaaggggttaaaggattaaATTTACTGGTAGCTAAAGAACTTGCAATGATGTCGCTAATCACCGGATGCTcaaatcatcacaggtcctttagaccAACCCAAAATTGGATCTACATATCCTTCTTGTCCCTCCAGCGCCCCAAACATGTTGTCCCAAATAAATATATGAGTATTGTCCCTTCTATTCTCTTGCACATAGACTCCTGCAGCGCCTCACTTCTTCCTTCTTCctttctctcctgtacagagatATCTGGGGTTCTTCATTCCTTGTTGTTAGTTCCGACCCCCTAATTGCAATAGGCCATGCCCCTCATCAACATCAAACCTACTGGGAGATACCAGCTATAGCcgaacatagtgatgatcacatgacctgcccaaaccgctgcaggacatgtgaccagagcaCAGAGCATCCATTTCTACCGTCTTGTTCCTCCTACACTGGAAAATGTAGCTGAcgaattaaagggccagcagcatttttttttcatcattgcATTGTATGCCCATTTTTCTGTGAAGGGCAGCATTagataactaattacatattacttTTAACTATTATTGGAGCAAATAGTATAATTGTAATGCTTGTTAAATAGAAGCCCTTGAATTAGTGGAGGAAATGGTGGTCTATTATGGACTTCTTATACCACACAGACACCTCCACTTACATTTATTGTTTGTGACTCTACAtgtaaacatgaaaaaaaaaaaaagaagaaatactCACCAATTGCTCTGGATACAGCAAGTGTCCCATTCACACGCCAGCACCCCATAAAAGTAACACAACCTCCCAGGGATTCTATTCTTTCACGCTCATCCTGTAAAAAAGTTGTACTTGACGTAAACAAAATCTGTTGctttattttttctttgtgtAGAGACAAGTAAAAATGAACGCAGGATGGTGTACAGAGCAAAACTCACCTCTCTCTCTGGTTTGTGGGGCTCCATGAGAGTCACTGGATTCCCTTGTCGTACAAGAAGGGCTTGAGAGTCACCCAACCATGCCACATGTAACCGCTCACCTTCCAACAGTGCACATACTCCAGTGGTACCACTGCGCAGTCTCTGTAGAAACAGATGTACACTTAAGGGAACAAAGTAAAACTGaagattaaaaaacacaaaacaaaaaaaacaacacttgGCGTTATCGGTCTCAGAATAACTTAAGTTATTACCTCTCTCCTTGCTCTTTTAAGGAACATAGCATCTGTACGCTGAAAAGATTCCTTTAAGGCCACAGAAGGATCTGACACCAACTCCTCATGACGTGCCAATGTGACATGGAGATGTGTAGCTGCATAATTGGCTGCATCTAGCCCACCGTGCCCATCAAAAACGGCAAAATATGATCTTTCCACACCATCCTGAAAACCAGAAAATATGATAAAGATGAATACACAGTATCAagcataatttaataataataaattatttatttatatagtgcacacagcttgccaaatcggtccctgcccgtatgttttggaggaggaaaccagaggacccagagaaaacccacgcaaacacagagagaacatacaaactctttgcagatgttgatttaTTTGCATTCTTAATTTTCTCTGCAGATTTAATCTATAACATACAGTAGCTTGGGCTGTACTAAACATAACCGCTCCATAGATTGCTGACATCATATCCATTTGTTTTCAGCTCAGTGCTATTTAAGTCAATGGGTGGAGCTGAAATTCCAAGCACAGCTGCTGTAAATAATACAGTGCTTTTCATGACAAGCAGTGAAGGGTCTGCATACAGTCTATTCAAACAGCAGATCTGATACagatattgatcacctatcctCATGATAGATCATGGCAATAAACAAAACCCATAATGGAGAACCCCATTAATAATGCGTGTTGTAAATCAAATCTGTATCTACAAAACTGTAAATTCATTGTTGCTGTCAGACTCAACAACATGTGTAATGATTTTAATTCAGGTAAACAGGACTAAAGCTCAAAATGGTATAAATATACAGATTTATCTTCCGTTTTACCGTAAAGCCAAAAAGCTGGTTGAATTCCAAAAGTGACACATGGCGATCTTCCATTTTCCTGCGCGTGTTGCGGATTGCGTGAATAGAGACATACAAGTTACGTTTAGTGGTTGGTGGTGGAGGTAACTGCGTCTGCCACTGACTGCTGATCTCCTGAAGACAGGTAAGGCAGCGTTCAAGTAAGGCATCAAAGCGGAGAACTGCAGAGATTACAAGAAAACAACATGAAAAAGGAAAATactaaaagagaaaaataaaataaaggcatCTCACAGAGAATTGACTGCAGTATCTGTTTGCTGCTACATTTTGTCAAAGCTCAATACGGACACAATCCTACTTATAGCTACACATTCTGTAGCGATAAGGACCCTGGTAGAAACCAGACAAAattatctgtgttttttttttttttttgctgtggtttTAAGCCTCTAATAAGCTGTGGAAGGGCCGGTTCAATTTCATGCATAGAATCTGCTGCGATAATTAAGATGCAAGGGATTCTAACATTTCTAAATCTTTGCATTCCGATAAAtcagcaaaaatgtttttttttttattttggtaaaGAAAACTGCCTttctaaaataaattatctaataCTGTACAAGAATGCTTTTCATCGAGCTGTCTGCATTACTCGCCAGCAGAGGGAGCTAGTACACCACTCAATGCGTGATAAAAGGCTTCACAGATTCAAGGGAGAAACCATATCTATGGTGACACCTTTCTGCCTTTCATTTTGTCATATTGATGTGCAACCAACACCCAGCATTCCCACCCATCAGCTGACTTCCAGATAATACATTATTGGTCAATGTGGTATGATGTGCCGACATATGCTGAAAACCCTGCCTCTCTGCTGTACATGTCATGGgggctctggcctcctgatgtatatgGTGGGCGGCTGCTTGGTTCTACGCCATGTCCTGCCTACCATACAATTGTGATATAACCTGCATCTGAATGGGCACAGCCTATAGCTAGTGTGCCGGCCCACTTTGATGCCTGCACGGCCCCCTTCATGGCAACTTGGAGTAAAACCATTGCAATTCTTGGTGATAAAGCTCCTCCATAGACTTGGTTGTTTATTACACTGTGGATTATCTGATCCTGACCATGTGCAATTTGTATACTGAACTAAGCATTCATTCTACAGATTTTTATGAATGTAATTGTTGTCACAGAACAGATTTTTACATTTATTGCAACAGATTTATACATGATTGTATATGTAATTGCCGTTCCTTATACTAGAAGTCATACTTACAGTCTTCATTTGGTACATCATTTTCTTGTCCTTCCACGTCATCCTTCTTCTCAGCAAATAAGTCCAAGTCAGCTTGCAGGGTCTGCTGTACTGCGGCTCTTACTAAACATGCAGACAGCCAAGGAGGACCCCCCCTGCAAAAAACAAAACCTCTATTAACAGAGAGAATGAAAGTTTACCCTTTCCATTTGCCTCAACTtaaagagggagatttatcataagccgGCGCTCCAATGCTGGCGTATGTTAGCAGCCATGCCCCCTCCTTTGTAGCCCCAGATAAATCAGGAGGCTTAGTCCTCTTGATGCGTCTGGTAGGCTGCGCAGCCGGCAAGCAAAACTACATCAGGTCCAGCCGGGCGCAGTCTTGCAGAAAAAACAGCAATTAAAAGTTCCACTATGCCCCTCTATGCCAACATCACTTGTTTCACCAGTAACCAATGCAAAATGTGTTTCCCGTTCTGAAGCAATTAGGTCTACATTCATCTGCAATCAGGAGAATCTAAATGCAGTTCAAATGCAGGGTGTGAACACAGCCACAGGGTTCCTGTAAGAGATGTGGTTGTAGGGTGCTCTGTTCAGGGGATCTATAAATATTTCTTGTACAATTCGTGCTCATCCTGAAGGTGTGGTGCCAGCAGTGTCATGTCATCCCTCTGCCTGGCTGCATACAATGACCTAGTATAGCAAGTTGCATCCTGTTCCTCACAGTCTATCAAAACATGTCTGTAAATTGAAAAgattatataatgtacatgttctTGTGTTGCTGATAACTCAAAAGTTTCCTGTAAGCTTCATGACAGGAAATGCTGCCAGAAAAAGGAAGTGCAGCAGGAAATGTAGTCACAGAAGGAAGTCTGCAGGGGAAACCTTCCAAAAACAACAGTGACACGGATATATACCACAGTGGGACAATGCCCAAGCCGAAATGACTGGATTTACAGTATATTGCTATCTACAGGATGTTTAATAGATGTTTTAAATACAAACAAAACTACCTAAAATAGGAAAatactattttattatacataaaCCTGAAAAGTAACAAAAACATTTTCCTCCGTCTCCCCCAAGGTGGATTTTGCGCCTTTCCTGACACGTCTGTTTTAATAAATAATAGTATTACCCATTTAATATTAATCCTGGATGCCCTCTTTGTTGTACCCTTTCCTTCATTTTGTGAGTAGTTAGTCAACTGGGCGTGACAAGTTGTGTGTCCTTGCAGATTCAGGTGATGCTGTTTGGGTCCTGCAGACTGTGAAGGTGCATATTCCCAACTTGGCCAACTACTCATAAATTACAAGAAGGAGTAACCAATAATCTGCACAAAATAAAAAGAGTCAGGATTGTTATTAATGGCATTTGAAATAGCAGAAGAATGTGACAGGTGCTCTATAAAACCTGGCTGTTGTGGGTAGAGGTCTCCTCCTCTGTCATATAGCAATGTAGCCTAAGGGCATTCTCACAGCTACACCACATACCTCCAGTCCAGCACATCAGAGAATGGATGGAATTCCATCCATCTCTACAAGCAGTGACAGGCGTGGAGCCAGCACTACATACATATAGTTTTTATTTGCAATgactgttacttttttttttactccctcCAACATAATCCATGAATACATTGTGATTTAATAAGGGTTGGATGTCTGCTACTAATAAACAGCAACTGTGCATTGCTCAGAAAAGAAATAAAGCATTTGGGAGATCCCTTACACATGATCACACAGTTACAACATCCCCAAAAATCCTTTGGACATAATGTACATCCTGCTAAATATTGTGTGAACGTGTAAAGAAGAGTCCCTATAAATGAAACagataaagggttaaaaagaaTTCACATCCAAATGAAAAAGCATCCAATTTGGAAAAGTGTATCATCTAAACAATCATAACATCTATTACTCATTGATATATTGACCATCTTTTGCTTCCACCCAGAATAACCCATATTATTGAATCGTGTGTGGGCAGCAGCTAGAGAAGAGTTAAACCTGGGGAGGCAGAAACAGTGCTGTGTGGATTGGTATGTCAGGTATGAGGGCTAGGCTGCTGGGACATCTCCACACACTAAGTGTGACTCTTTGTAATCCAGGTGGGTGCAGGCTGTCATACAACTACCATATTCATATACTGCTTCATGCTCTCATAACTTTATGGGATACATATAAACCTATTTACATTTGTACTCTCAGGGACTGGAAGCAGTCATAGCTTATTATTAATGTGTATTGATCAAATATCTCAGGGTGTCGTCCAACCTTTTATGGGGACAATGGTCCATCATGTGCTTCTCTATACTGCACCTAAGGAAATACAAAATGCACTAGTCTGTACAAGGTCCCAGATGGATAAATATTCCTAGTTCTGTTCTGAAACTGCAGTATCATTCTGTCCACTGTATAATAGCATCATGTGACAACGCCCTCTAATGGATTCTGTAGCACCAGTGATACAATGTGACCACCTAGTACTGATAAACTATGGAGGGACAACACGTGCCGAGCACTGGAAAAAAATAGCCCGACTTGTATGTTAAGTACAAACTTGTATTCCCCAAGGGATGAGCACTAGAACATCTCGTCTGATAATATGCTGTCCAGGACAGGTTCACTCTCCTATTAGTTCCCTTCCCCCACTTCACAGTGACTGATGTACATACAAGAGCTGCTTTAAGGGTCTTCAATATTCCTccagaaaatgtataaaacaacTACATGAGGCTTTACCCCCTTATTAATAGGGTATGTCCCGATCCTGCCCCAGGCGGCAGATAGCAGACCCCTGAGGGGGTGGGAGATGGCCAGTAGTATGGACTTGCCAAATGCTGGCACGTCCATACTAACAGAAAAATCAATTACAATTGACAGGCAGAGTAATGCAGCACAGACCCGCCTGTTTGTACTGCTCTGTATGACACAGGCCGGGGTAACAACATCACATGCACCAACCCGTGTTACTGTAGAGACAATGTGGGTGCTGGtggtggaagaggaggagacagcAGCGGCGGGAGCCCTAAGGCAATTAGATTATAAGCATTATACACCATCTACTGGGGGGTTGGTCtagcagtgggagggggggtctgTGTACaggctggattttaattaaaaaaggtggatttatatagtgatatagtgcactgtatataattttatttgggAGTATGTATTTGGGGCCATCTATAAATAAATGAtggactgtatataaataaaacggGTGTGTATATAGTCTAGCATGTGCTCAATGTAAATTACTAACAGTATTGCAAAAttgaaacacattgcaaatgCGGTAGGCAAAAGACAGAAGGAGAATTACAAGTTTTGTTCATTATTACTAAATTTTAAAGGGCAAAGCACCTGGAGTAATAAAAggcactaaggccccttctacactcgcgagtgtgatgcgatgaactcgcaacgcgtgctgctcGGATTGCACAccaggagtgaactcagcatgtcagt
The DNA window shown above is from Engystomops pustulosus chromosome 1, aEngPut4.maternal, whole genome shotgun sequence and carries:
- the PPM1F gene encoding protein phosphatase 1F isoform X2; amino-acid sequence: MATAASEEEVAARSLLAAVQRDFAGAEGQPRPQNRSVSRDEAEGELSEAVLRLLGGRGGPPWLSACLVRAAVQQTLQADLDLFAEKKDDVEGQENDVPNEDFLRFDALLERCLTCLQEISSQWQTQLPPPPTTKRNLYVSIHAIRNTRRKMEDRHVSLLEFNQLFGFTDGVERSYFAVFDGHGGLDAANYAATHLHVTLARHEELVSDPSVALKESFQRTDAMFLKRARRERLRSGTTGVCALLEGERLHVAWLGDSQALLVRQGNPVTLMEPHKPEREDERERIESLGGCVTFMGCWRVNGTLAVSRAIGDIDQKPYVSGEGDVSSHNLNGSEDFLVLACDGFYDAVSSSEVPSLVLGHLQENDGNGQRTAERLVAAAKEGGSSDNITVLVIFLRDPAKVLENFLTNGSGEVAKI
- the PPM1F gene encoding protein phosphatase 1F isoform X1; protein product: MATAASEEEVAARSLLAAVQRDFAGAEGQPRPQNRSVSRDEAEGELSEAVLRLLGGRGGPPWLSACLVRAAVQQTLQADLDLFAEKKDDVEGQENDVPNEDFLRFDALLERCLTCLQEISSQWQTQLPPPPTTKRNLYVSIHAIRNTRRKMEDRHVSLLEFNQLFGFTDGVERSYFAVFDGHGGLDAANYAATHLHVTLARHEELVSDPSVALKESFQRTDAMFLKRARRERLRSGTTGVCALLEGERLHVAWLGDSQALLVRQGNPVTLMEPHKPEREDERERIESLGGCVTFMGCWRVNGTLAVSRAIGDIDQKPYVSGEGDVSSHNLNGSEDFLVLACDGFYDAVSSSEVPSLVLGHLQENDGNGQRTAERLVAAAKEGGSSDNITVLVIFLRDPAKVLENFLTNGSGEGEPLFDFGGEGVEVSSDHAG